ttaccgacgatatccttcgttcatccattttatccaaagttataccaagttatccaaatatccttaatttcgcgaatttttgtctttttttcagaccgaggtttcaattcaaaaaattttttttctttgaagatgtttacattttcttatagagaatattgtgcagttttcaaaaccctcctttgatttcctgtacgatcattatttccggagttattgaatatcaaagtcaaaaagaacttttttgctttgattgacgataactccgtggcaaatcgtcgtacaggctttttgaacacggcaaattaaagaggattaaattttctaaaagaactttagaacgaaagaatcaaaaaaattttttgaagcccgtagacctttttttaggagggaaaaaatttggaaaaatttttttttggtagttttcgttggatttctccagacctggccatgacaaaaaattttcatggtcatatctaaaaactagacacttggagctacaatttgtttcttttattttttctgtacgaccattttcctcggagttacagcttgttgaaaatcacccaaaaatttggattctttttttatatcccttaatttttggttCTAGTTTAGGTAGGTTAACAAGAGTCACGACTGAATTATTtacgaaacaaattaaaataaattctccTTTAAGTAATTATAGGTACATAGGAAAAAGTACATTGAATGCGAGccaaattatattgtaaaacgTCGCGCACAATGACTTCCATATGTGAAGCGGTTCaatggaaaaatataatatactgcACGTTACCAATGAACCAACAGCCTTGAAGATACACACACAAAAGAAGGAAATCGAACAGATTGTACACTTTACTGTATGTTGACATGGCGTTAACTTCGCAAATCGATATAAATGAATATGCATGTAGACGAGAACAGAGGGTTGATTACTTATTATGCCCCTGTTCCACCCGCAATACCTAACCTTGGCCTGCGCGAATATGCGTCAATATCAAGACTTTAGAAGTAAAAATTTGGTACCAAGGGCGCTAAAGCCATTTCTAGATATTTTATCCCATCTGCCCGCATCTGGAGCCTTAGGTGATGAAGTGTATTGTTGCAGAAGTACCTGTTCCCGATGTACCCGGAGCTGGCGCGTCAGTTCTACAAGTACGTGCACAAGACGGGCAAGTGCAAGAACAAGCACATCCCGCAGTCCACGTTCCGGCAGCAGTGCGAGCGCATCCTCGCCATGCTCGACGACGCCGTCATCATCGACACATACGTCAGGTGACACTCTTCTCCCTAACTTCCACACAAGTTTCAAGTCTATTGCATAACTGTAAGAAATTGTCTTCACAATGGTACTAATTTACCATCAGCACATTACCACAATGTTCGTCGTGTGCCAATCAGTGTCCGTCCATTACGTCACCCATCAGCTTCTCAATATATCTGCTCAATTGGGCTGTCCAGTCTCGGACGATAGCTACACAACCTACATAAATGTAGTTAGTTAAGCagatttaactcattactgtcccactgctggccaccTGTCTTCTCTTGGAAATAGAGACTTTCGGATATAACTGACAAGCGATAAACAATGCAATATCTCGACGCAGAATGTTCAGCGACGACACAGACGAGAACACGGTGACTCCCGACGGCCTCCGCAGTTTGCTCTACACCAGCTACAAACTATCCATGGACCACTATCCTGAGGGGCCGCAGACTTGTTTAATGGTGAGTCACTTTACCGGCCTATTCAGTGTGAGTTAAGGCCTAGGTCACTCGGATCCAAAGCGCTTATAGTTTTCGTTCTTCACACATAGATCAACAAGACACTATCGGCGGTAGTGAACGGATGCTTCAACAAGAAAGACTCGCACAGCGTCGGCTTCGTGGTGCGCTGGCTCGAAGAACACTGTCACCGGTTGATATTCCCCGTTCACAGGTGAGTCGCGCTCGGTCGGGGTGACGAGCGAGCGAGTGTGAGGGTCGGTATAACGGTAGCGGTGGGCGTGCGCAGGTACTGCGTGCACATGCTGGCCACGCGGCACCGCGACATGGAGGCGTGCGTGGAGTCGCTGGGGCAGGGCGCGGGGCTGGAGCTGGCCACGCCGGTGCtggagcgcggcgcgtggtccgTGGCCAGCGCGCTCATGCCGCTGTCGCGCGCCTGGCTGCTGGCCGGCACCGCGCCGCCGCTGTACTCGCGCCCCACGCAGCCGCCGCACCAGCCCACCGGTAACGCGCCCCCTACTTACTGCTTATATATTGTTGTGCCGTActataactatgtatttatctACCAGTTTATGatgtgatatttaatatttattctgttCGTCGCGGGGTGGAACCGCCGACCTACGCAGACGCAGAATTGGGTACGTTACGCGCGAAAGCTCGGCGCCGCCTGTTTGCCTGCCTCGTCGGATCTAGCCGAACTATTGTGTCGATAACGCATTGCATGTTTCAAACTTAGTTGCCGTGGTTCCTTTCGTCAGTGACACTAGAATTAGAATCGGCTTTTTATCCTGTGCTTTCGTTATGttacaaaactgtttataaaaattGGCATTTAAAAACGATCGCTTTAGCTCTTTATTTAAATCCAAATTTCACGCAAACTCGAGCGCACATTCCGAGACCGCGAATcggaaacaattttatttggatCGAGGTTCGCGAATAAGACACAAAATAAAGACATTCAAAGCCAAAGATCGATCCTCAGATCCTAGATATAGGTATCGAAACACTTCTTCCTGTACAGTTCGCACATTACTTGCGCATGTCTACTATGTTATATACATTTTTCCACGAGTTCATAGCATTTTTCCATACAGTATGAGATATTCGATGATAATTACCGAAATAAATCCGTTTGCGTGATGTCAGAATGTACGCATGTGGTGCACTATATAGTGAGCATCGTGGAGCCCGTGTCTGTGTGAGTGACGCAGGTGACGCAGGTGTACAACAATAGCGCATGCGCAGGCGGCGGGCTGGCGTCGGCGGCGTGGCTGGCGCGGCTGGTGTGCGCGGTGCCGTCGCACTGGGTGCCGCTGTACGCGTCGCGCGACCACGGGCTCGGCGCCAACCGCTTCCTGCACCACACGCTCGCTTACAGGTACGTCGCGGTTCATGATTCGCAGCCTTCCATGTCGTCggttataatatataatgttgaTAACGTGGTATGTCGCAGAGGTCCGACGCTGGTGCTGATCCAGGCGGAGGAGTCGGTGATAGTGGTGTGCAGCCCGCAGGAGTGGCGCGAGACGCATCAGTACTGGGGCGGACCTGACTGCGCCCTGCTGCAGATACATCCCACGTGAGATCCCACACCCTCTCACACACAATTCTAATTCTACTACGATTGATTACTTAACtcttatattatacaaaatagtGATACGCGTCAATAGCACAACCAGTGTAAAttccttttaatttaatatttgatgaGGCTTTCGATTTATTCCcacacataatttattttagtaatgtgactgtatattttatgtaatgatTGCACATCGTTAGTTATGAAAAGTGTTCTTAAAATCTGTTACGAAAATAAACCTCGAATCTATCTAAGTTTCTGAAATATCACGTCGAATATGGTGTTCTACAGGGCTCTCATGTAGGACCCGGTCTTAAATCTTAGATAGCATTAACTTTAGTTATTCCCTTCTAATATTAGATTGGCGCGaaagttttaagtttaataatataatcaccggtcggtaaacgatctgtgggttaagcaaccattggcgcggtcattctatagatgggtgaccacatagtggtatttgaacagggggtctccgtgcttcggagggtacgttaaaagtcggtcccggttgttgtctactaagttaacagtcgttaagccacgtcaaaggcctttcgggcggcttgaacaactttgacactaggttgaccactaaccatacgacaaacaaacaaacaataatataatcaatatgtTGTGCTACAGTTTCAGTATAGTAGAGCGTGCAGCAAAGATGTTGTACCTGAACACGTCGATCCGCGGCTACCCCAAGGGGCTGCGCGCCGGCTCCGACCCCAGGAAGCCGCTGCTCAACATCGCGGAGGACTTCGACTCCTTGACCTTCAAGGGCGTTCCTTATCCCTTACAAAATATTGAAGTGAGTCGCTTTTTCTCTCTATAactgaaaactaaataaattcgACTAACAAATTTGGCAACTGTTTGTCTATAGTGGCCTAGTGTGTGCAAAGTTCACAGTTATATTCTCTATTCCATCAGTACAACGTGCCGGTGTAACTGTGTCTTGTGTCTTGTGTAACAGGTGTGGGGTTGCGGCGACCAGGCGTCCCGCGAGACGCAGCTAGAAATCAAAAAGTGGCAAGTGCGAGAGGCGGAGAGACAACGACAGGTATGTCACCTGATACTTTACTATACTAATATGGCCGGCTGTGTGTGTCGTCGCCTGGCTGACCACGCTTAGGGACCGCgcttatatatacatacaactGTCATTATTATTGCCCATATAGATAAGCACCCAATATCTATGttaatatttcttcaaataagttcaaagttttgtttaaaaggtgtataatatgtatatagctATTTGTATATCTTTATCGCCAGGTTAAGTTATCGGCGGCCGACTGGATAGAGCATCCGGACCGCTACCTCTTAGAGTTAGCCGGCCGTCCCCAGTACAACAACTCCGCGAGCTAGTCACCACCCATGAACACGTTACATTGACGACTCACTACCACGCACTCGTCCAGCAAGCCGGACGCACGCAGCAATGGATAACGAATTACGGCGATTATAAGGGTTACACTATTTAATCCTTCGTATACCGTGGTACCGGCAAGCAATTATACATTAACGACTTATTACTCCGACTTAATGACTAAAACTGAAGGGAGACGGCAATGGAATGTTCATATCACGATAATAACagttatatagatatattaaggGCACTGTTTACATTAGCGACTCGATACCACGTGTCGAAGGGTCACAGTGAATATATGAAGatacaaactaaatattttttatgacacatCGCCACAACTTTCTTATTACCTACTATTCATTTGtttcaagtttatttattaaaataatatatcggTCTCACTTTCTTACTGTTAACTGTTCAAACAAACATGTGAGTTTCTTTTAAAGCAttaaacaaactaaatacaTGTTTGACTGTAGtctctaaataattaatatttttcactgtTCATGCTACAAACTCAAAGTATGTACTCATTTATACATTGCGTGCTGACTAAGGGCATTCGATGAAGGCGTAACGTGCGTAGCCCGCATTGTAACGTGAAAGGTGCGATATATCGTCTTGTAAAATGATATCATTTTGTATTATACAATTTACCTTATAATGTGATTCAATACTAATGAGTATTCTGACTTTCTCAATAAAGGAAATGTTTTGTCCTTTTCCGTAATGCTCAGAAGAAAAGAGATGCATCATGCAAAACTTGCAACACTATAAAAATCTCTGATGGTAATTAATTTCATACTAataccaaattaaattaatgtttagcAAAAATATAGATGATATTGTACTGGGTTGACAAACAACCCGAAAGCCTTGAGTAAATAAAAAgactaagtaattaatattttaacaagtaAACATAATGTATGGGCTTAGAGCTAACACaatgaaacatttaatattgatcTGTATCGGTCAACAGTCGCGCAACTGTCGCGCGATTGTTGTGCCACAAGAAGTGGCTTGTATCCAAAGGAATGtgttgtgtgtatgtgtgaagtacgtatgttttattattgtctgTTTTAACTTGCACCCGTGCACGGCTTTTTTCAATAGTTAAATAATGTTCAAtgttttctcaataaataatacGTGTTGAACATTTATTGAACTCTTTGTTAAATTAGCTTCATATGTTTACAGTTTGTTGACGTTATTACACTCGTTGTTTAATATTGTATCGGGATTTTCTGGCTCTTGCATATTTACTTTGGCTTGATTGTCGTTTCTTATATCCCTCTGACAACTGTACTTTATGAACTGTAGAACCACACTGT
The DNA window shown above is from Anticarsia gemmatalis isolate Benzon Research Colony breed Stoneville strain chromosome 20, ilAntGemm2 primary, whole genome shotgun sequence and carries:
- the LOC142981447 gene encoding uncharacterized protein LOC142981447 gives rise to the protein MGNHHSHDAKGGGEQGSSGTSTPRGSQRGAGSRSGSGGDLQGLAERSEKPPPSMIPVEKLGKLLAQRSQKEDGINGVTEKSFTKYLFPMYPELARQFYKYVHKTGKCKNKHIPQSTFRQQCERILAMLDDAVIIDTYVRMFSDDTDENTVTPDGLRSLLYTSYKLSMDHYPEGPQTCLMINKTLSAVVNGCFNKKDSHSVGFVVRWLEEHCHRLIFPVHRYCVHMLATRHRDMEACVESLGQGAGLELATPVLERGAWSVASALMPLSRAWLLAGTAPPLYSRPTQPPHQPTGGGLASAAWLARLVCAVPSHWVPLYASRDHGLGANRFLHHTLAYRGPTLVLIQAEESVIVVCSPQEWRETHQYWGGPDCALLQIHPTFSIVERAAKMLYLNTSIRGYPKGLRAGSDPRKPLLNIAEDFDSLTFKGVPYPLQNIEVWGCGDQASRETQLEIKKWQVREAERQRQVKLSAADWIEHPDRYLLELAGRPQYNNSAS